Proteins from one Mytilus galloprovincialis chromosome 11, xbMytGall1.hap1.1, whole genome shotgun sequence genomic window:
- the LOC143051696 gene encoding uncharacterized protein LOC143051696, which produces MKTHTGEKPHECDVCFTKLSRSSDIKRHMRTHTGEKPHKCDVCASEFSQGSHLKAHMSSHTGDKPHSCDVCGKGFIQHGILQVHMRTHTGEKPYDCDVCGKRFSEQGSLKKHMRIHTGDKPYDCDVCGKEFSEKSNLKKHARIHTGDKPYDCDVCGKRFNRHSNLQRHMRTHTGDKPYDCGECGKGFSRLECLQRHMRTHTGDKPYDCDVCGKWFSQHSSLQTHMRTHTGDKPHKCDVCGKDFRLLGHLRRHMRTHTGDKPHNCGVCGKRFSQCGTLQTHMRTHTDEKPHNCNECGKDFRLLGHLRRHMRTHTGDKPHHCDILVCGKGFIQNASLQRHMKMHT; this is translated from the coding sequence atgaaaacacatacggGTGAAAAACCTCATGAATGTGatgtttgttttacaaaattgagtCGAAGTAGTGATATAAAGAGAcatatgagaacacatactggtgaaAAACCTCATAAATGTGATGTCTGTGCTAGTGAATTTTCTCAAGGTAGCCACCTTAAGGCACACATGAGTTCACATACTGGAGATAAACCTCATagctgtgatgtatgtggtaaagggtttattCAGCATGGAATTTTACAagttcacatgagaacacatacaggtgaaaaaccttatgactgtgatgtatgtggcaAAAGATTTAGTGAGCAAGGAAGTTTAAAGaaacacatgagaatacatacaggtgACAAACCatatgactgtgatgtatgtggtaaagagTTTAGTGAGAAAAGTAACTTAAAGAAACATGCGAGaatacatacaggtgataaaccttatgactgtgatgtatgtggcaAACGGTTTAATCGGCATAGTAATttacagagacacatgagaacacatacaggggATAAACCTTATGACTGTGGTgaatgtggtaaagggtttagtcgcCTTGAATGTttacagagacacatgagaacacacacaggtgataaaccttatgactgtgatgtatgtggtaaatggTTTAGTCAGCATAGTAGTTTACAGACTCACATGAGAACACACACAGGTGATAAACCTCATAagtgtgatgtatgtggtaaagatTTTAGATTGCTTGGTCATTTAAgaagacacatgagaacacatactggagATAAACCTCATAACTGTGGTGTATGTGGTAAACGGTTTAGTCAATGTGGTACTTTACAGACACACATGAGAACACACACGGATGAAAAACCTCACAACTGTAATGAATGTGGTAAAGATTTTAGATTGCTTGGTCATTTAAgaagacacatgagaacacatactggagATAAACCTCATCACTGTGATATACTAGTATGTGGTAAAGGATTTATTCAAAATGCTTCTTTACAGAGACACATGAAAATGCATACATAA
- the LOC143051680 gene encoding uncharacterized protein LOC143051680, with product MTTKRWSNSSIKNIDDAMDALVEDYFHYDDLSNREAEYIKRNLADVNGEGNLILEEVDSANFNFPNEILQDIENAQNHEIDESDKENSSSSKRFRSVTDEDTDSFLALSVNKNTKTKTKSDLKVMLDFFISVGEMRDSVEIPAKDLDSLLSRFFLGVLKKNGDEYEPDSLSSMFNSLDRHLKDSKSSISIKKDPEFNHTRRVLEAKRKALKSLGKGSKPNRAEPLTTEEIQILREKGVIGTQNPDALLNAVFLNNATYFGLRGRQDHVNMTWGDVKLKATSDGKEYLEFNERSTKTRSGAKSRDFRDITPKIFGEGGSNCPIHVYKEYKRHRPQDTLTDEHRFYLRPLDNKHEEIWYTRQTIGKDKLGKMVKNMAEKGDLQGRKVNHSGRKTFATTLLQNGRPANEVAQLGGWKGISTLTHYSVPSIEQQQQASHTISKVMLPNSDLQTTSDSEEPCELSNSNTLVHNNLNANVSNTNNQTANKHDNPMAMFAGATITGGVFNINIYSGERKNTINCSQEL from the exons ATGACAACAAAACGATGGAGCAATAGctctataaaaaatatagatgatGCGATGGATGCGTTAGTTGAAGACTATTTTCACTACGACGATTTATCTAATAGGGAGGCAGAGTACATCAAGAGAAATCTCGCGGATGTCAATGGGGAAGGAAATTTGATTCTGGAAGAAGTTGATTCAGCGAATTTCAACTTCCCAAATGAAATTCTGCAGGACATTGAAAATGCACAGAATCATGAGATTGACGAATCAGACAAAGAAAATAGCTCGAGTAGCAAGAGGTTTCGCTCTGTCACTGATGAAGACACTGACTCTTTTCTAGCTTTAAGTGTTAACAAGaacacaaaaactaaaacaaagaGTGACTTGAAAGTGATGCTGGATTTTTTCATATCTGTTGGAGAAATGCGTGATTCAGTGGAAATACCTGCCAAAGACTTGGACAGTCTGTTATCAAGATTTTTTCTTGGAGTCCTGAAGAAAAATGGTGACGAATATGAGCCTGACTCTTTATCCTCTATGTTCAACAGCTTGGATAGACATTTGAAGGACTCAAAAAGTAGTATAAG TATTAAAAAGGATCCTGAGTTCAACCACACAAGACGGGTATTAGAAGCGAAGCGAAAGGCATTAAAGTCATTGGGCAAGGGCAGTAAGCCAAACAGAGCTGAACCTTTGACGACTGAGGAAATCCAAATCTTGAGGGAGAAAGGCGTTATTGGAACac aaaaccCTGATGCATTACTGAATGCTGTGTTTTTAAATAATGCAACATACTTTGGTCTACGAGGTCGACAAGACCATGTTAACATGACATGGGGAGATGTCAAGTTAAAAGCTACATCTGATGGAAAGGAGTATTTGGAATTTAATG AAAGAAGCACCAAAACCCGTAGTGGAGCAAAAAGCAGGGATTTCCGGGATATTACGCCAAAGATTTTCGGGGAAGGAGGAAGTAATTGCCCTATTCATGTTTACAAGGAATACAAACGGCATAGACCTCAAGACACATTAACTGATGAACATAGATTTTATTTGAGGCCTTTAGATAATAAACATGAGGAAATATGGTACACTCGCCAAACCATAGGCAAAGATAAATTAggtaaaatggtaaaaaatatggCAGAAAAAGGAGATCTTCAAGGAAGAAAGGTTAATCATTCGGGACGTAAAACTTTTGCTACCACACTACTTCAAAATGGTAGACCTGCCAATGAAGTTGCTCAATTAGGAGGCTGGAAAGGCATTAGTACCTTAACTCATTATTCAGTACCGTCTATTGAACAACAGCAACAAGCTTCTCACACAATATCTAAGGTCATGTTGCCGAACTCAGATTTACAGACGACATCAGATTCAGAGGAACCTTGTGAACTTTCAAACTCAAATACATTAGTTCATAATAATTTAAATGCAAATGTATCAAATACAAATAATCAAACTGCTAACAAACATGACAACCCAATGGCCATGTTTGCAGGTGCAACTATAACAGGTGGTGTTTTCAATATTAACATATACTCAGGGGAAAGAAAGAATACTATAAACTGCAGCCAAGAGCTTTAA
- the LOC143051678 gene encoding uncharacterized protein LOC143051678 — MINKMLDGGEDLVTINGTIREGGEDLVTINGTISEGGEDLVTINGTISEGGEDLVTISGTISEGGEDLVTINGTISEGGEDLVAINGTISEGGEDLVAINGTISEGGEDLVTINGTISEGGEDLVTINGTISEEGEDLVAINGTISEGGEDLVTINGTISEGGEYLVTINGTISEGGEDLVTINGTISEGGEDLVAINGTLSSCVQRHNYTQAGKTLHKCDVCARVFSQSGDLKRHARTHAGENPHKCDVCFRKFSRNSELKRHMRTHTNDTCTGEKLHKCDACAKRFSLSCNLKEHMRIHTGEKPHKCDVCAREFTQSSTLKRHMRIHTGEKPHRCDVCSKGFSHLGSLQIHMRTHTGDKPYDCGECGKGFSRISNLRIHMRTHTGDKPYICDVCCKGFSHHGSLQTHMRTHTGDKPHNCDVCGKDFSQLGNLRSHARTHTGDKPHECNVCGKRFSEHCNLKIHMRTHTGDKPHGCDVCGKRFTQLGSLQKHMRTHTGDKPHNCDVCGKDFSQLGHLRSHARTHTGGKPHY, encoded by the coding sequence TGGTACTATACGTGAGGGAGGCGAGGATTTAGTCACAATCAATGGTACTATAAGTGAGGGAGGAGAGGATTTAGTCACAATCAATGGTACTATTAGTGAGGGAGGCGAGGATTTAGTCACAATCAGTGGTACTATAAGTGAGGGAGGCGAGGATTTAGTCACAATCAATGGTACTATAAGTGAGGGAGGAGAGGATTTAGTCGCAATCAATGGTACTATAAGTGAGGGAGGAGAGGATTTAGTCGCAATCAATGGTACTATAAGTGAGGGAGGAGAGGATTTAGTCACAATCAATGGTACTATAAGTGAGGGAGGAGAGGATTTAGTCACAATCAATGGCACTATAAGTGAGGAAGGAGAGGATTTAGTTGCAATCAATGGTACTATAAGTGAGGGAGGAGAGGATTTAGTCACAATCAATGGTACTATAAGTGAGGGAGGAGAGTATTTAGTCACAATCAATGGTACTATTAGTGAGGGAGGAGAGGATTTAGTCACAATCAATGGTACTATAAGTGAGGGAGGAGAGGATTTAGTTGCAATCAATGGTACTCTAAGTAGCTGTGTACAGAGACACAACTACACACAGGCTGGTAAAACACTTCATAAATGTGATGTTTGTGCTAGAGTATTTAGTCAAAGTGGTGACTTAAAGAGACATGCGAGAACACATGCTGGTGAGAACCCTCATAAATGTGATGTTTGttttagaaaattttctcgaAATAGTGAATTAAAGAGACATATGAGAACACATACAAATGATACATGTACTGGTGAAAAACTTCATAAATGTGATGCTTGTGCTAAACGTTTTTCTCTCAGCTGTAACTTAAAGgaacacatgagaatacatactggTGAAAAACCTCATAAATGTGATGTCTGTGCTAGAGAATTTACTCAAAGTAGTACCTTAAAGAGACATATGAGAATACATACTGGTGAAAAACCTCATCGCTGTGATGTATGCAGTAAAGGATTTAGTCACCTTGGtagtttacagattcacatgagaacacatacaggtgataaaccttatGACTGTGGTgaatgtggtaaagggtttagtcgtATAAGTAATTTACGgattcacatgagaacacatacaggtgataaaccttatATATGTGATGTATGTTGTAAAGGGTTTAGTCACCATGGTAGTTTACAGACTCACATGCGAACACACACAGGTGATAAACCTCataactgtgatgtatgtggtaaagatTTTAGTCAGCTTGGTAATTTAAGAAGTCACGCGAGAACACATACCGGTGACAAACCTCATGAATGTAATGTATGTGGTAAAAGGTTTAGTGAGCATTGTAATTTGAAAATTcatatgagaacacatacaggcgaTAAACCTCATGggtgtgatgtatgtggtaaacggTTTACTCAGCTTGGTAGTTTACAaaaacacatgagaacacatacaggcgaTAAACCTCataactgtgatgtatgtggtaaagatTTTAGTCAGCTTGGTCATTTAAGAAGTCACGCGAGAACACATACAGGCGGTAAACCTCATTACTGA